The segment AACTAGGCCTTTGACCTGGGTAACTCCTCCTGTACTGACCTCTTGTGCCAAGGTCCTGACCGGAGCAGAAGTGGCTGGAATGGTGGTAGTATCTAAACTGCTGTGAGCATTGTTGGCTTCTCCTCTACACAGGTCTGAGCCTGAAATGTGGCCTTTAGAAGCCACCAATGAGGCCAGAGTGGAGAGCATGGCCTGCTGGATATCAGAGCAGCTGGGATGCATAGCGTTGTCACCCCCTGGCACGGCTTTCAGGGCCTCGAGTCTCTGCTTGTGTTCCTGCAGGACTTCCTGCTGTTGCACAGGCTTCTGAAAGGTTTCCGGAAATTTGAGAGCTGGGTCCCGTTTCTGTACCGTCTTTGAGGACTCGGGAATGTGTACGCCATTGGCTTGTTTCTCATTTGCCAGTCCTTGAATAAGAGGGTCTTCCAAGAATTGCACCACAGACTCAGGTGCCGCAGGCAGCAGTTGAACAAGCTGGCTGAAGAAATCAGCTAGGTCTGGTGAGCTCCGAGCCAGCCGGCCAAGCTTGACTGATGGTTCTGAACGGTGTGTACAGTGGCCTGTAGGGCCTGCCAGAGTTCCTGTACAGGCTGACCCTTTCAAACGAGACCTCACTACTGCATGGACTGTAGAGCCATCAAGAATGCCACGCTGGCTCAGTATGTCTTGATCCTGGAGGATCTTCCCAGTGTAGATGAGCACCAATCGGTCAGTGTCACAGTGAAGGTATTTGGAGATTTGCTTCTTAAAGCGGTGGACGTTGCTATTTTCTGCCAGGAAAAACTCCTGGCAGTCCTGTGGGGTCTTGACAGACACTCTGATGATACGTGAAGATGACTCTCTACCAGACACCAGCTGACTGTCCCCTGCTTCTTCCCTAGCCCGTGCCATATTTCCTGAGGAAGAGTATGCAGGGTTAGGTGAAGGTACAGTGGAGTACACACCTGCGGAAGCTTTGATGTGGCACTGAGCACACCTGGGTTAAGGGACCAGTAGGTGTTCGGTGATGTCCTTTCACCTACGTCCTGCAGGTCCCCCCTGCCAGTGTAGCCCTACAGTCACCTGGCTCCCATAGCGGGAGGCAGCTGATCCTCTCTTTGGCAATCTTTAGGGGATATGGTGTCAGTGATGAGGTCACAGTTGAAAGGTACATCTGAATGGGGGCAGGGCAGAAGTCTGCCACCTGCCTGAGGTTGGGTTTTCCTCATGATTTTGATTGAAGCACCCAATTGGGGGCTagaggattggggggggggggagtcatgTCAGTTGTCCAGAAACATATTTCACATAAACTTCTTGAAATCCTAACACTAAGCTCGACAAATAATAGTGGTTGAGTAAGAAAGTAAGGTCTAAGAATTAGCTAAGGAAGCACTCATTCTGGTCTCTACCCCTACACTAAATTACTGTATGTTCTTCATGGTCCAGCTGAGGCCTCAAGTCCCTGTGTTCTATCTGAACAGAATGAAGGTGGGTAATTAAAATGTGTAATCAGCTCACAGTTTCAATGGGATCCTTGTTTTCCAAGGTCCCAGATCCCAGGTAATCTGTCTATATTGTTCTAAGGGTAGTATATTCCAGA is part of the Rattus norvegicus strain BN/NHsdMcwi chromosome 1, GRCr8, whole genome shotgun sequence genome and harbors:
- the Ubqln5 gene encoding ubiquilin-3, which gives rise to MARAREEAGDSQLVSGRESSSRIIRVSVKTPQDCQEFFLAENSNVHRFKKQISKYLHCDTDRLVLIYTGKILQDQDILSQRGILDGSTVHAVVRSRLKGSACTGTLAGPTGHCTHRSEPSVKLGRLARSSPDLADFFSQLVQLLPAAPESVVQFLEDPLIQGLANEKQANGVHIPESSKTVQKRDPALKFPETFQKPVQQQEVLQEHKQRLEALKAVPGGDNAMHPSCSDIQQAMLSTLASLVASKGHISGSDLCRGEANNAHSSLDTTTIPATSAPVRTLAQEVSTGGVTQVKGLVSSQAGSGCRQGMLDLHPSSETPSQESQQPVEKVPLTNQLRLSPSVLRRALTVLQQNPSLAHQLATGSPLLHHIPLLPILTNPRALQALLQIEEGLMILSREVPELGPLFRESAKPRGARGAQETRGRRQAHREDTSQHSLAFLQLFHSLASACSQSTQTALPASPFTEDRYQQELEELKALGFANHDANLQALVATDGDIHAAIEKLLGAPQD